The Neoarius graeffei isolate fNeoGra1 chromosome 10, fNeoGra1.pri, whole genome shotgun sequence sequence TAACGCCGTAAATAAATGTTAAGGAAATAAGGTTCTGACGCATTTTGTGATTTTAATATtagtgattattttccaataacagcatgtctcagtgttttattcctgttcTACCACAGCAAGTCGATAATGATTACAGCCATTTGTTAATTAAAGGACAAGCGCAAAGCACAAAGGCCTCCATCTTCTGACTGCTACagcgcactgacactggagactccttcaaaaaTGCGCAAGTTGTTACCGCAGAAATGATAacggattttttaaaaaaatgagtgCATTAAGAGTAATCTGTGAGCCGAATGAAGGACAGGCTTTACTAATGTTCAAGCTGCTGTTCtaggaggagggaaaaaaaaaaaccttctggtCAATCAGGATTCAGAATCTTCAAAAGAAGACTTCAGCAAACAAGCCAAAATATTTAGCATCATGTAAATAACACGCatcatttttaaagaaaaaacacatcagaacCTTATAATTCCAAGCTCTCATcatggagttaaaaaaaaaaaaaaaaatccatccatgtTTGAACCCAATCCATTCCCCCCCCGTCCAGATTGTAAACACACCTGAGTCAGGTAACAACAGACAAGAGAGCATGATCTGTCACTGAACCAAAGCGTGACCTGAAGAGACCAGTGAGGACTGCATCTGGACTCGTACATCTACACGTACATCATAGCTATGTATATGTATTATAAATCACAGATAAAGCGCAATAACTCCAGCGCCGGTCatgacaccaacacacacacacaccactcatcaaCACAACAACGAAAGTGTGTCACAAACCCATCTCTTCATTTACAGACTTCCTTTCCCCCCCCAGAAACTATTTCAGCTTATATGAAAAGATCTCACTGAGAAAGGGGGAAAaattaattataaaaaaaaaaaaaaaaactttaaatattTTGGAATATTTTATATTTCTGATCCTGTAGGTCAACTCTAAGGTCTTATAAATCTTCTATACATGACCCCATGAGCTTTATAATGAAGAGAAAGAAATCACTTATAAGATCAGATTATCATAATGAGGCCATATCATCATCATATTAGggctgaacagatcatcatcatcatcatattattattattataataatgtgagcttagcttttaaaaaaaaaaaaaaaagggggctgCTTGGCTCCAATTAGATGCCAGTCGTTACTGATTGCTGAATTACATAACCTCCTCACATACAACAAACGGAAATAAACATAACCTGGATGTTTTGTGCTGCATAATCATTTGTAACAAATAGCACACTACCAAATCGTGcaggtaaactttttttttttaatgaaatgacCTCACTATTGTAGCAGTGAAGAAAAGAAAGCACTCTTGCTTAACATGATCATACGTCAGTTTCCTTAATTAATTCAACATAATTAACTCCAATGTTGGCCAGCTTAGCTAAAGATACAGAgattggatagaataattaaatgctaaccacattcactggatatgagcaaatgcacgctctgattggctcctctactactaggctatcagctcatataccatgagtagagaaaaacaaaatggcagagcgtgctgctgaaccaaccaagaacgAAATAAAAAACTCTCCTcgacaacaacccccccccaaaaaaaaatacaaaagagcaacaaaatatggaatgaaaagtacttgatggtaagaacgtatcatttttaaattttttaataattattattaaacgcatttttcacaaaattgctcctctcatttcgccggtttgtttacattctaagcggaaatgattttgttggacgttttgtacaaagtttttactgatcgaatttgcaaaaaaataacaataaaaatgctccgtttctcaaaatccagtgaatgtggacagaataaaacagttattccactcaatctcgtcgtacatggattatagacaactcggtgctacgcgcctcgtcggctatcagctcatgtacgacttgattttgtggaataactgttaaatacaagTTTTAGATGCAGGATTAAGTCACAGGATTCCCGTGGCCTGTTTATTCATTTGGATCAAGATAAAATCATTCTTCGAAAATTAATAATTtgctcataattttttttttgtgcatctgAAGGAATATAGGCTGATCAAGTACAATGCGACAGATAATTAGATTTAATTGTTTATTCCAAAGGCTGCATTAAAGCTATTTCGTTCCTAAATTGCTGAACTAACTGTAAAGCATGAATATTTTTTAGCAGCCCTAACTAATTTCATTATTACTGTATTATGTAACTGACGCTAGACAGATATACACAAAAGATTTGACTAGTTCTTGTTCAAGAACGGAATCGAATCCAAAGTAAAAACAATAAGTAAACTTACTTCAAGCTTTTTTCTAGAATCTTCACTCAGAGTGGTTGTATATTAGTACGAGTTAAGGTTGTTATTCTAAAATAGAACGCTACTCATTTCAGGTGTGCAGaaagcataaataaagccataacATCACACGGTGTTCTCCTACACATCGGCCTGTGTGTGTTCAGCAGTCGAGGCCGATGTGATTGAGCAGGAGCTCGAGGGCGTGCACTTTCTGGTTGGCCTCCTCGATGGCGCTGTACGTCTGAACGTTGCTGCTGATGTGGTAGCGGATGTCGTCCACCAGCGGGATGGAGTCCGTCTCCTGGCGCGCCGCCACGTTCGCAGCGTCCTCTCGGATAAGCTCTGCAAACTCCGCCCTTTCCACcagcttatacacacacacagttcaggaTCAaaagacccacacacacacttctaataTACGTTTGATTTATTTACAGCTTCAAAAAAATGATCCCAGATCCCTGTCCTTATTAATATTCATGTTCTAGAGATCAAAATCCCAGCTGTGACGACACAACACTTGCATGTGCACTGCTAAGAGATGAATGAAATTTAAGAAGCGAATAAATCTTAAACCTAGTCAAATTTATCTTCCATTTCCTTATCTACTATTATAAGattaaaataaaccaaaaataaagaTTATTAAGCCTATTTTACTATTTCTAAGCTTTAAAATGTTGTTAATTCGCCCACaacggagtaagcggggtgaggtattgtaaatcagtgcggtttgtttgtgtatcttaatctagcgtctagacggtttcaccgattgacttcaaattttcagggtaggtgcgcaatggtctgtagattagctgattaaattttggggggtgATCGGATCAAGGTGaatgtcaaggtcaccggaaagcccaggcgaggtttgttttgcccggGAACActttagcccaagagcattagctcaaaattgattcCAAcctggaacaaattagtaacaagctgaatttttcagaatatgttcagaatacccttaggaataacatactaaaagtccccgggaatccaccttgtgctctctgagaaattcaagatggcgtccaaaatggccgccgattggagatttttcaatatctcagggataaaacataatataaatgcaattaaaatgttaaattatatgttctctcatacaagcaatgcaaattcatcattgtcacactgttaaaattaaaattaaccaaggttacaaggtcattaatgtggaaattacatggaatttgatggttgacatgattgacagattagcttagtaggctacctacatacatgaacataatgtaagacaacaattagacatcaatttccttaatatttagtgcatctttaagctttgataaaatattaaagggaaattaaatttgagaactctatcttctaaaactacaatggcaagctgtttcagtacacttcttcaacattccggcgactttcatgacaaaaaggtctgcctcaataaaagctcttgcttataaacaatgagtagacttaaacacttctcagtgcctcagttgtaatgcttggacctttgttgtaccatcaatgaagtagggaatttattcaagcttgtttaagggtggaaaaaaattaatctttgagtttctagcgccagtctttactactagcaatgccagtgtgttcggacaaaaaaatgactgaactcagcatgaccttttaacatgccatttttcattttacaccaccaatttactttaattaatattaatgaaaataagtgctccaacccctagtaattgtgtttgttgttttgtgaacagaataggacgatacggagtgaacgagtaaccaatggatccacactatacacaaatatactgttataataatgtgtacattgttatgatataatgttaatacacaatgtaattaatacacacatgttggaatttactctcctaccctacaaaacatatattctgaccttttaattgcattaatattttgttttgggcctaagatatgggcagatctccatttggcggccattttggacgccatcttgaatttctcagagagcacaagggggatttccggggacttttagtatgttattcctaaaggtattctgaaattttaagcttgttactaatttgttctgggtagaaccctattactcctgggctacttGTTCTATTGAAAAATAATTTGTTTCTTTCTAGAAACAGATGCATAAAATGAGCAAAATAACTGCCAGTAGAATCAGAAAACTTAAAAGCTCAAAATATgtctagaaataggtttaatGAGCTTATATTTGATTTGTCGCGATCTTATAataggaattattctatccacattcactggataggagcaatcatgcgctctgattggctactctactactaggataccaGCTCACCAGGCttttagtactcgagtccgactcatgccccaattttaaggacttgatttggactcggactcgtgcattaattgcaattcggactcgtaaattggacatgaggactctgattttttttctttactttttgtaacatgccataataatttagcgCAAGATATTtagatctacattaatttttattaggGCTGGGACATTAGCGCGTTAATTTCGATTAATTAATCACACAAATATcaatgtgttaaaaaaaataacgCATTTTAATTGCACACTATAACAGACACGTCCTGCATTAGAGCAGTGGAGAGTGGCATTACGTCTGATGGTGTACACAGCCTTCTGGAAACTCAGAAGAAGTCGTTTGGGATTTTACCTGTGGGGGCAGCACTAATGCGTGACGGAATACAGCCGGACggaaacagaaaaagaacaggagaAGAAGAACGCCGGTTTTCAAAGGACGCTGGTTTTTGGAAGGAGAGATGGAAGAAGTACAAGAAGCGGATGAGAACGTTTTAGTTGGCCCCATGCAGGGGAAATTCTGTTATAAAATACAGGATGGGAGAGTTGATAAGAGCGTGGTCGTATGTAAATTGTGCAACAAGGAGTTCGCGTATCACCGCAGCACATCAAGCCTGAAATACCACCTCAATGCCAAACATGTAGCAGCAAGCTTGGCAGATGGCGCGCAAGCTAACCCAACACGGACGACACACAGCCAACCCACACTACATCAACTAAGTTTCAAGGGCAAGGTCAGCAAGACCACGGCAGAGAAAATGACCAACGCGCTGGCTTACTGGGCGGCTCTCGACTGCATACCCATTGCAGTGGTAGAATTTCTGAAATTAACTTTCCTAAATATGCTGAACTTTATGGCAGAATTTGCACTGGCTTGTTGATCttggttttgaaaaaaaaaaacaacaacaatattttGTTGGATTTAAGCTTATGTATTGTCATTCAAAATCCATGTGGAAAAAAATGTCTTTCTACCTGTTCTCAAGTCAGATATTTCTATGCGATTAAAATGCGATTAATTAATTTCAAAGgctctaattaattagattaaaatttttaatcgcGTCCCACccctaatttttatactaatttcgtgcaagagaatgcacattcacctgttcatacgtcatgttcaggaacaaactaacattaatggcactaaaatgcctggaaagaagcctctaggattgtccgctttgcttatacagacttttcGTGCATATGtgctccatatgtagaagaactatcgaggagacgacggggacgacctcgaaattcaatcgtcatttggtgagACTCCACCCagggaaggaagtgacacgctatgttcattgccctgttgatagtgggcggggcttgcttgcttgctgagcgatgaactagctagtgttaaccctttctcatgttatttgccctgttgatagtgggtggggcttgctgagcaaagaACAAGCTTTTTAATCtgcagcctgttaactaaaatggggcagtcgagcaggaatgttagtccaacacagtagcagagacgctttaacataaaggcagcaacagctaccgtcaaatggtgcggctggagtcttgttctcggactcgactcggatcagtagtagactcgactcgaaattttctttaatgacctgGACTCGAAcaatggggactcgagactggactcggactcgaagtttagtgactcgactacaacactgcagctCATATACcgagagtagaaaaaaacaaaatggcggcgcgtgttgctgaaccaaccgaggatgaaataaaaaaactactcgaaaacaaaaccccaaaaaaatacaaaggcggcaacaaaatatggaaagaaacatctttttttatttttcaagaatcattattatcgcatttttcacaaattgctcctgtcatttcgccggtttgtttacattctaagcggaaattattttgtcggacattttgtataacgtttttattcatcaaatttgcaaaaaataaaaatgctccatttatgaaaatccaatgaatgtggatagaataaaacagttattccactcaatctcatcatacatggcttatagctgactcggtgctacgcgcctcatcggctatcagctcacgtccaACTCTATTTCGAGGAATAACTGAAATGCAAGATCATTTTGGCTTGCTGTCATTTTTTGCAATGTGGAACGCACCCTTTCGATGATCTTGGCCATGTACTCTGTGCACTGGTCCTCGAGGCGCGACAGGCTGAACAGCTTGGCCGTCTTCCACATGTGCAGAATGTTTTCTTCGCTGAGCAGCGCAGCCAACGTGCGACCACACAGACGCTTCAGACCCGGCAGCAGGTACATGTCTGCTACACACAGCACCTCATACACGCTATCATGGGACAGCTGCAACACACGCAGACACAAGATGGTTAAAGAAGCCATCTTCCATCTCTTCGTTTCTTTTTTAATTGTCATTTATCTGCCATTATAAACACCGATACCGATTTATCGGCAGTTAGCTCATATCGGCTGATAATATCGACACACTGATTTATTGGTCAGGCTAGAGCAGCGTTCTCTTTTTCTTGGAAGCCGATTGATGTATGCATCTGAAATGATTAACAGTTGCACAGATGTTTTTAACTGACCCCCTGGAAGCTCCACCCCCTTTCCCTCCAAtctcatgtacaaccccgattccaaaaaagttgggacaaagtacaaattgtaaataaaaacggaatgcaataatttacaaatctcaaaaactgatattgtattcacaatagaacatagacaacatatcaaatgtcgaaagtgagacattgaaatttcatgccaaatattggctcgtttgaaatttcatgacagcaacacatctcaaaaaagttgggacaggggcaataagaggctggaaaagttaaaggtacaaaaaaggaacagctggaggaccaaattgcaactcattaggtcaattggcaataggtcattaataagtaaagatgggaagaggatcaccaatccccctaattctgcgccgacaaatagtggagcaatatcagaaaggagttcgacggtgtaaaattgcaaagagtttgaacatatcatcatctacagtgcataatatcatcaaaagattcagagaatctggaagaatctctgtgcgtaagggtcaaggccggaaaaccatactgggtgcccatgatcttcgggcccttagacggcactgcatcacatacaggcatgcttctgtattggaaatcacaaaatggtctcaggaatatttccagagaacattatctgtgaacacaattcaccgtgccatccgccgttgccagctaaaactctatagttcaaagaagaagccgtatctaaacatgatccagaagtgcagacgtcttctctgggccaaggctcatttaaaatggactgtggcaaaaagtggaaaactgttctgtggtcggatgaatcaaaatttaaagttctttatggaaatcagggacgccgtgtcattcggactaaagaggagaaggacgacccaagttgttatcagcgctcagttcagaagcctgcatctctgatggtatggggttgcattagtgcgtgtggcatgggcaacttacacatctggaaagacaccatcaatgctgaaaggtatatccaggttctagagcaacatatgctcccatccagacgacgtctctttcagggaagaccttgcattttccaacatgacaatgccaaaccacatactgcatcaattacagcatcatggctgcgtagaagaagggtccgggtactgaactggccagcctgcagtccagatctttcacccatagaaaacatttggcgcatcataaaacggaagatacgacaaaaaagacctaagacagttgagcaactagaatcctacattagacaagaatgggttaacattcctatccctaaacttgagcaacttgtctcctcagtccccagacgtttacagactgttgtaaagagaaaaggggatgtctcacagtggtaaacatggccttgtcccaacttttttgagatgtggtgttgtcatgaaattaaaaaaaaaaaaaaaaaaaacacctaatttttctctttaaatgatacattttctcagtttaaacatttgatatgtcatctatgttctattctgaataaaatatggaattttgaaacttccacatcattgcattccgtttttatttacaatttgcactttgtcccaacttttttggaatcggggttgtagtaatctGTCACCTTGTgtatattatgtgtgtgtgtgtgtacacctgtgTGTTATCACTGTAGATGTAGTAGAGGATTTTGGTGAATAGCTCGTGAGATACATCATGTAGGGTGATGACAGGAACTTCAGGGCGAGACTGCAAGGTTTCTCCTTCACTGAAATGATCTTCCACCAACGCCTTAAAGTAATCGCTACGGCCACAGAAAAAAGCCtgcggggacacacacacacatacgattAGTTACAATGTACTTTTCccacaccaaaacagcttttaaacaaacagaacaaataaATACAAGGATTGTTTTTATCTGTATATTCCCCTCACCTTATGACACAGGAAGTCATACCCGTCCACCCGGAAGCAGATGTCGGGGTAGCTCGGAAAACTGTCAGTCAAATCAAAAGGAAGCTGCCCGTATCCGACCTGAGAAAGCAGATCACATGCAGTTTAATCAAATAGACACAGCACGCACTTGTGACCAGGTCCGAAGTGTTCGCGTCTCACCCTGAGATCAGCGGGGAGAGCGCTGTCGGCTAACAGAGCCATGCCGTCCTGCAGCTGCCAGTCGTGAGGATCCAGAGTGAGCACCTTCACACATGTTCCCGGTTTATTGGACACTGACGGAGACAGAAAAACGTCTCACCTTTGTGCTGTTAAgattaaaggtgatgatacatgggacaactttttgggcaatgttgccgggctttgacactttcccattgagactGGGCAACATAATTGAGCAACTTTTTAAGATAATctgatcagagtgctagcagcgaatcacatgaccacctgaaagcttctgaaattttcaacaaagatggtggcGTCTCAacagcagtggagcgaagaaaaagagagacaagttggatctttttatgccggtaagttatgtgtaaacccaaagtggtcaatttacctcatcaaatgctcagaacagcgtttctcaaccactgggccatgatggtttttttcctcctcaagttgaagctaatttttactcatagtagggtacaactGCGGTGTCACATCcaatgtcacatctgcctcattaagctacggatgcactacagctcgcgatgctttgcaatgaaaatgaggcattttggtggcaatgcatgacgatatacaggtgagctaaaagttgcggTAACACAGCAGGTGAACGGTTAACGGTCACACCTTCGTGCGCTCGAGTCTGGTGCAGCTTGTGCGTCCACTCTCTGTTGTGCGCGTGCTTGGGAgccggtcattatgggaaacacctgataccgatttgagtgcaatcagtacGCACAGACATGGACGCTGTTTTCACGGAGGCTTTGCAAAGTTTCATCATTATCACACTTGTTTCtaaccatgtttataacgctgtttaaatactccgtTTTATGATTCCGCTTTgctttcgtttttgtaaataatcacgcctgctaataaacactctccctgcacttaggccatgtacacacgtagccgggtatttttaaaaccgaacattttccccccctccattt is a genomic window containing:
- the abtb1 gene encoding ankyrin repeat and BTB/POZ domain-containing protein 1; translated protein: MDASDLFSSCRKGDVARVRYLVEQRDVELNIRDNWDSTPLYYACLCGHEELVQYLLASGAKCEANTFDGERCLYGALSDSIRRLLKEYKRITAKTMQRDYYEQFLQTLLEQGSYSDVTFMVHGEMFRTHRCILSARSEYFAHMLETKWKGKTMIALKHPLVNPAAFAAILQYFYTGRLDIDVNYVEDCKRLAKQCKISELIEELEVKCKQVQEFVSNKPGTCVKVLTLDPHDWQLQDGMALLADSALPADLRVGYGQLPFDLTDSFPSYPDICFRVDGYDFLCHKAFFCGRSDYFKALVEDHFSEGETLQSRPEVPVITLHDVSHELFTKILYYIYSDNTQLSHDSVYEVLCVADMYLLPGLKRLCGRTLAALLSEENILHMWKTAKLFSLSRLEDQCTEYMAKIIERLVERAEFAELIREDAANVAARQETDSIPLVDDIRYHISSNVQTYSAIEEANQKVHALELLLNHIGLDC